In a single window of the Canis lupus dingo isolate Sandy chromosome 18, ASM325472v2, whole genome shotgun sequence genome:
- the IFITM5 gene encoding interferon-induced transmembrane protein 5, giving the protein MDTAYPREDPRAPAPRKADGAAHTALAVGAPRPPPRDHLLWSVFSTLYLNLCCLGFLALAYSIKARDQKVAGDLEAARRFGSKAKCYNILATMWALVPPLLLLALVVTGALHLSRLAKDSAAFFSTKFEDSDYD; this is encoded by the exons ATGGACACGGCGTACCCCCGCGAGGACCCCCGGGCCCCGGCGCCCCGCAAGGCGGACGGCGCGGCGCACACGGCCCTGGCCGTCGGGGCGCCGAGGCCCCCGCCCCGGGACCACCTGCTCTGGTCGGTGTTCAGCACCCTCTACCTGAACCTGTGCTGCCTCGGCTTCCTGGCGCTGGCCTACTCCATCAAg GCCCGAGACCAGAAGGTGGCTGGAGACCTGGAGGCAGCCCGGCGATTCGGCTCCAAAGCCAAGTGCTACAACATCCTGGCCACGATGTGGGCGCTGGTGCCGCCTCTGCTGCTGTTGGCGCTGGTGGTGACCGGGGCGCTGCACCTGTCCCGGCTGGCCAAGGACTCTGCGGCCTTCTTTAGCACCAAGTTCGAGGACTCGGACTATGACTGA